Proteins from one Porites lutea chromosome 3, jaPorLute2.1, whole genome shotgun sequence genomic window:
- the LOC140929319 gene encoding uncharacterized protein, which translates to MLRCGSNGKVYRTISVQVGCSSNTKEVGTQYSSGKGSYQRKIGGTSHWTYDELKDRVLCNRETLIGWLMNEGMIASKRACPVCGENMELVECTDRSDGYKWECRKRANNKRHKSTVSIRKGSWFEQSNLTLEEIIKFTYWWSEGLTQEQIKKQLHINANTAVDWDMFCRETCEVTIQKKSEKIGGEGKVVQIDESKVGKRKYHRGHRVEGQWVFGGIEEDSRRCFLVAVEDRSEATLLPIIKDWIEPGTLIVSDCWKSYHNLNKHGYSHQTVNHSKEFVNKDGYNTNKMEGHWRHMKVSLPVFGTRKDMYSSYLAEFIWRHVNKEKDLFATFLNDVKTLYNPN; encoded by the coding sequence ATGTTGCGGTGTGGAAGCAATGGAAAAGTATATCGAACTATTAGTGTTCAGGTTGGTTGCAGTAGTAACACGAAAGAAGTTGGTACTCAGTATTCAAGTGGAAAGGGAAGCTATCAGCGAAAAATAGGTGGTACTTCGCACTGGACGTATGATGAGCTGAAAGACAGAGTTCTCTGCAATAGAGAAACTTTAATCGGATGGTTAATGAATGAAGGAATGATCGCCTCCAAACGCGCCTGCCCCGTTTGTGGTGAAAACATGGAGCTGGTAGAATGTACGGACCGATCAGACGGTTACAAGTGGGAGTGCAGAAAGCGAGCGAATAACAAACGCCATAAAAGTACAGTCAGCATCCGGAAAGGAAGTTGGTTTGAACAGAGTAATCTTACCCTGGAAGAGATTATTAAGTTCACCTACTGGTGGTCGGAGGGACTAACGCAAGAGCAAATAAAGAAACAGCTGCACATTAATGCCAACACAGCTGTCGACTGGGATATGTTTTGCAGAGAAACATGTGAAGTGACCAtccagaaaaaaagtgaaaagatTGGTGGTGAAGGGAAAGTGGTTCAAATTGATGAAAGCAAGGTGGGAAAGCGGAAATACCATCGAGGGCACAGAGTTGAAGGACAATGGGTATTTGGCGGTATAGAGGAAGATTCAAGGAGATGTTTTTTGGTGGCAGTGGAAGATAGGAGCGAGGCAACACTTTTGCCTATCATAAAAGACTGGATCGAACCGGGAACATTAATTGTCTCCGACTGCTGGAAGTCATACCACAACTTAAATAAACAtggatattcacatcaaaccgTGAACCATTCAAAGGAGTTCGTAAATAAAGACGGGTATAATACTAACAAAATGGAAGGTCACTGGCGGCACATGAAAGTGAGTTTGCCTGTATTCGGCACTCGCAAGGACATGTACTCTTCCTATCTTGCTGAGTTTATTTGGCGGcatgtaaacaaagaaaaagacttATTCGCCACGTTTTTAAATGATGTAAAAACTCTATACAATCCGAATTAA
- the LOC140929321 gene encoding uncharacterized protein KIAA1958-like: protein MASSSSNSRFADITSVEEFIEGQENENTRKKTEQNVALLKEFLRLKDESRPVEEIPPHELSSFISEFIITVRKKENNEDYEPTSLRAMMASFERYLKKKNYGYSIMRDVEFEKARTALKSKQRDLKKKGKGDKPNASVPLTEDDIKLLYDKGLLGKSTPEALLNTVWFNNTVYFGLRGCKEHRDMCWGDVQLRQTTNGEEFLEYTERQTKTRTGENPRDVRQIKPKMFSVQGSERDPVTVYKFYAEKRPLEMNDNNAPFYLAVNNCKKQDSSKPWFKKSAVGVNKLNLLMKKMAEKAGLGPNVKNHSGRKTMIQTLTNNDIPATDIIQLSGHKNLQSVTNYSVVSEKQQVKMSRTLSELMSGNVHSLEKTNSSQVGECSTDPSASSAGRSVADHHQQAMSLFTGAVIHGGQFSISINSLNQSPKLAIQEVEVKSSPKRYKMLKVLDSDSD from the coding sequence ATGGCGTCTTCTTCGAGCAATTCAAGGTTTGCAGATATAACTTCAGTAGAGGAATTTATTGAaggacaagaaaacgaaaacaccaggaagaaaactgaacagaaTGTTGCTTTGCTTAAGGAGTTTTTGAGGCTAAAAGATGAGTCAAGGCCTGTAGAAGAAATTCCCCCACACGAACTGAGTTCATTCATCAGCGAATTTATCATaacagtaagaaagaaagaaaacaacgaagaTTACGAACCCACTTCCTTGCGTGCTATGATGGCCAGTTTTGAACGgtatttaaagaagaagaattacGGCTACAGCATTATGAGAGACGTCGAGTTTGAAAAAGCACGAACggcattaaaatcaaaacaaagagatctcaagaagaaaggcaaaggcgATAAACCAAACGCTTCAGTTCCCCTCACAGAAGATGACATAAAACTGCTGTATGACAAAGGATTGTTAGGAAAGTCAACTCCTGAGGCTCTACTGAATACAGTTTGGTTCAACAACACAGTCTATTTCGGTCTCCGTGGTTGTAAGGAACACAGAGACATGTGTTGGGGCGATGTGCAACTACGCCAAACTACAAATGGCGAGGAATTTTTAGAGTATACTGAGAGACAAACTAAGACTCGAACCGGAGAAAATCCCAGAGATGTCAggcaaataaaaccgaaaatGTTTTCGGTTCAGGGAAGTGAAAGAGATCCcgtcactgtttacaaattctACGCGGAGAAAAGACCGTTGGAAATGAACGACAACAACGCGCCATTTTATCTAGCAGTAAATAACTGTAAAAAACAAGATTCTTCTAAACCATGGTTTAAAAAGTCAGCCGTTGGCGTGAACAAGCTGAAtttgttaatgaaaaaaatggcagaaaaagcCGGGCTGGGGCCCAATGTAAAGAACCATAGCGGTCGCAAAACAATGATCCAAACTTTAACAAACAACGACATCCCAGCGACAGATATTATTCAACTGTCGGGacataaaaatcttcaaagtgtgacaaattattctgtagtttctgaaaaacagcAAGTAAAAATGTCTCGTACTTTAAGTGAACTGATGTCCGGGAATGTGCATAGCTTAGAGAAAACTAATTCATCTCAAGTTGGAGAATGCTCCACTGATCCTTCAGCTAGCTCGGCGGGTCGCTCGGTGGCAGATCATCACCAACAAGCGATGTCGCTTTTCACGGGCGCTGTTATTCATGGAGGTCAATTCAGCATTTCTATTAACAGCCTCAATCAATCCCCGAAGTTGGCAATCCAAGAAGTTGAGGTAAAGTCTTCTCCAAAGAGGTACAAAATGCTAAAAGTACTGGACTCTGACTCTGATTAG